The proteins below come from a single Sorghum bicolor cultivar BTx623 chromosome 4, Sorghum_bicolor_NCBIv3, whole genome shotgun sequence genomic window:
- the LOC8084653 gene encoding heparanase-like protein 3 gives MAAGLLLKMVGFCVWALFWLAGSATVSTSTTAFAGSEAVVVDARSAIAVTDDDFVCATLDWWPPEKCDYGTCSWGLDSLLNLNLSNKILMNAVKAFSPLKLRLGGTLQDMVIYDTGDSRQPCTPFVKNTSAMFGFSQGCLPLHRWDELNAFFQKTGPKVIFGLNALTGRVPMPDGSLGGPWNYTNAASFIRYTVNKGYDIHGWELGNELSGSGVGARIDADQYAADVITLKHIIDSTYQSNPSKPLVIAPGGFFDAAWFTELISKTKPNQMNAITHHIYNLGPGVDDHLVQKILDPSYLDGEASTFSNLQGILKSAGTSTVAWVGEAGGAYNSGHHLVTDAFVFSFWYLDQLGMASKYDTKTYCRQTFVGGNYGLLNTTTFEPNPDYYSALLWHRLMGTKVLSTTFNGTNKIRAYAHCAKNSEGITLLLINLDGNNTNHICVTSQGAQTQSARKESRMSYQIPGLGEAAELTRQEYHLTPKGGNLQSQQMLLNGNVLATDANGDIPKLEPVQVEGTQPITVGPYSIVFAHIPSFYAPACS, from the exons ATGGCGGCGGGGCTTCTGCTCAAGATGGTCGGCTTCTGCGTGTGGGCGCTCTTCTGGCTCGCCGGCTCCGCCACCGTGAGCACGAGCACCACCGCCTTCGCCGGCAGCGAGGCGGTGGTCGTGGACGCGCGGTCCGCCATCGCCGTCACTGACGACGATTTCGTCTGCGCCACATTGGACTGGTGGCCGCCGGAGAAGTGCGACTACGGAACCTGCAGCTGGGGCCTCGACTCCCTCCTCAACCTG AATCTCTCTAACAAAATCCTGATGAATGCCGTCAAAG CATTCTCCCCTTTGAAGCTCCGCCTGGGCGGCACTTTGCAAGATATGGTGATATACGATACCGGTGACTCTCGCCAACCGTGCACCCCGTTTGTGAAGAACACGTCAGCGATGTTTGGTTTCTCGCAAGGTTGCCTGCCGCTGCATAGATGGGATGAGCTGAACGCATTCTTCCAAAAAACTGG GCCAAAAGTTATTTTTGGGCTGAATGCTCTGACTGGACGGGTCCCAATGCCTGATGGTTCTTTAGGGGGTCCATGGAATTACACCAATGCAGCTTCTTTTATTCGCTACACCGTGAACAAAGGATATGATATACATGGATGGGAGCTTG GAAATGAACTCAGTGGCAGTGGAGTTGGAGCTCGAATTGATGCAGACCAATATGCAGCAGACGTGATCACCCTGAAACACATTATTGACAGCACCTACCAAAGCAACCCATCAAAGCCTCTAGTAATTGCACCAGGAGGCTTCTTTGATGCAGCCTGGTTCACCGAACTCATCAGCAAAACAAAGCCGAATCAAATGAATGCGATCACTCACCATATCTACAATTTAGGCCCTG GGGTTGATGATCATCTGGTTCAGAAAATTCTTGATCCTTCTTACCTCGATGGTGAGGCGAGCACATTCAGCAATCTTCAGGGAATACTGAAGTCTGCAGGTACATCCACTGTGGCCTGGGTTGGCGAGGCTGGAGGGGCTTACAACAGTGGCCACCACCTTGTAACTGATGCATTTGTGTTCAGCTTCTG GTATCTGGATCAGCTTGGGATGGCATCAAAGTATGACACAAAGACTTATTGTAGACAGACCTTTGTTGGAGGGAACTATGGCCTGCTCAACACAACTACATTTGAACCAAATCCTGACTATTACAG TGCTTTACTGTGGCATCGCCTCATGGGTACCAAGGTCCTCTCGACGACATTCAACGGCACAAACAAGATCCGTGCTTATGCACATTGCGCGAAAAATTCG GAAGGGATCACTCTACTCCTGATCAACCTTGATGGCAACAACACAAACCACATCTGCGTTACAAGCCAAGGCGCACAGACCCAGAGTGCAAGGAAGGAGAGCAGAATGTCTTATCAAATTCCTGGGCTTGGCGAAGCGGCCGAGCTCACGAGACAAGAGTACCATCTCACTCCCAAGGGCGGGAatctgcagagccaacaaatgtTGCTGAATGGCAATGTTCTGGCAACTGACGCCAATGGGGACATCCCAAAGCTGGAGCCTGTGCAGGTGGAGGGGACGCAGCCCATAACCGTGGGTCCTTACTCCATTGTGTTCGCTCACATCCCCAGCTTCTATGCTCCAGCCTGTAGTTAG